A single genomic interval of Streptomyces graminofaciens harbors:
- a CDS encoding serine hydrolase, which produces MGVRRTRTHRGSRTRVATGLASLLFLGSASVGAGAAPAADPPPQPPPQLTRDDVDKAAESLDSIVERGMERTGVPGVAVAVVHKDKVVRIDGFGKRQVGKDAQVGPDTVFQLASLSKPLASTVVAGAVGDKVVAWNDEVAELLPDFALKDRWVTEHATVADLFAHRSGLPDHAGDLLEDLGYDQEYIFRHLRLEPLSPFRASYAYTNFGVTAAGEAVADAAGTSWEKLSEDLLYKPAGMDATSSRFSDYENAENKAVTHVRAADGTWEAKYVRDPDAQSPAGGASSTVRDMSLWLRLQLADGKLGGDRIIAADPLERTHLPEVVSQPPPAPAGRAGFYGLGWNVSYDDLGRLRLSHSGAFALGAHTNVTMLPGEQLGIVVLTNGEPIGLADAIAADFIDTAQHGMPTTDWLALIGKVYAQTDAAERSPTDYTEPPGDAADPRADSAYTGTYRNSYYGPLTVTESDGELTMALGPKPTRFRLTHYDGDTFFFETVGENATGPSGVTFRGDGNGKATQVTIEAFDKNGLGTFRRG; this is translated from the coding sequence ATGGGTGTTCGGCGCACAAGGACACACCGCGGAAGCAGGACACGGGTCGCCACGGGCCTGGCCTCGCTCCTCTTCCTTGGCAGTGCCTCCGTCGGCGCGGGCGCGGCGCCCGCCGCCGATCCCCCACCCCAGCCGCCTCCCCAGCTCACGCGGGACGACGTCGACAAGGCCGCCGAGTCGCTCGACTCCATCGTGGAGCGCGGGATGGAGCGCACCGGAGTCCCGGGGGTCGCGGTCGCCGTGGTCCACAAGGACAAGGTCGTGCGCATCGACGGCTTCGGCAAGCGGCAGGTCGGCAAGGACGCCCAGGTCGGACCGGACACGGTCTTCCAACTCGCCTCCCTGTCCAAGCCGTTGGCCTCGACGGTCGTCGCCGGGGCCGTCGGCGACAAGGTCGTCGCCTGGAACGACGAAGTCGCCGAGCTCCTCCCGGACTTCGCCCTCAAGGACCGCTGGGTCACCGAACACGCCACCGTGGCCGACCTGTTCGCGCACCGCAGCGGGCTGCCGGACCACGCCGGTGACCTCCTGGAGGACCTGGGCTACGACCAGGAGTACATCTTCCGGCACCTGCGCCTGGAGCCCCTGTCGCCGTTCCGGGCGAGCTACGCGTACACCAACTTCGGTGTCACGGCGGCGGGCGAGGCCGTCGCCGACGCGGCCGGGACGAGCTGGGAGAAGCTGTCCGAGGACCTCCTCTACAAGCCGGCCGGCATGGACGCCACCAGCTCCCGCTTCAGCGACTACGAGAACGCCGAGAACAAGGCCGTCACCCACGTCCGCGCCGCCGACGGCACCTGGGAGGCCAAGTACGTCCGCGACCCCGACGCCCAGTCCCCGGCGGGCGGCGCCAGCTCCACGGTCCGCGACATGTCGCTCTGGCTGCGCCTGCAGCTCGCCGACGGCAAGCTCGGCGGTGACCGGATCATCGCCGCCGACCCGCTGGAGCGCACCCACCTCCCCGAGGTCGTCTCCCAGCCGCCGCCCGCCCCGGCTGGCCGCGCGGGCTTCTACGGCCTGGGCTGGAACGTGAGCTACGACGACCTCGGCCGCCTGCGCCTCAGCCACTCCGGCGCCTTCGCGCTCGGCGCGCACACCAACGTCACGATGCTGCCCGGCGAACAGCTCGGCATCGTCGTCCTCACCAACGGCGAGCCGATCGGACTCGCGGACGCCATCGCGGCCGACTTCATCGACACGGCCCAGCACGGCATGCCGACCACGGACTGGCTGGCCCTGATCGGCAAGGTCTACGCGCAGACCGACGCGGCGGAGCGCTCCCCCACCGACTACACCGAGCCCCCGGGCGACGCCGCCGACCCGCGCGCCGACTCCGCCTACACGGGCACGTACCGCAACTCCTACTACGGCCCCCTCACCGTCACCGAGTCCGACGGCGAACTGACCATGGCCCTGGGCCCGAAGCCCACGCGGTTCCGCCTGACCCACTACGACGGCGACACCTTCTTCTTCGAGACGGTCGGCGAGAACGCCACCGGCCCGTCGGGCGTCACCTTCCGCGGCGACGGAAACGGCAAGGCCACCCAGGTGACGATCGAGGCATTCGACAAGAACGGGCTTGGGACGTTCAGGCGGGGCTGA
- a CDS encoding siderophore-interacting protein: MAERPGRRTPKPHSARVVRTERLTPHMQRVVIGGDGLAEFATRGSTDHYVKLLFGAEGVTYPEPFDMERIRAEFPRDQWPVTRTYTVRAWDTELRELTIDFVLHGDEGLAGPWATRVQPGDLVRFVGPGGAYAPDPTADWHLLVGDESALPAIGASLEALPDGARAVAIVEVSGPEEEQKINSDAEVIWLHRGDRPIGAALVEAVRAMEFPAGRLHAFVHGEAGFVKELRQLLRVERAVPREDISISGYWRLGHNEDGWQATKQAWNARVEAEQEGTPTTA; the protein is encoded by the coding sequence ATGGCAGAGCGCCCGGGACGCAGGACACCGAAGCCCCACTCCGCTCGAGTCGTCCGCACCGAACGGCTGACGCCGCACATGCAGCGCGTCGTGATCGGTGGCGACGGTCTCGCCGAGTTCGCCACGCGGGGCAGCACCGACCACTATGTGAAGCTGCTCTTCGGCGCCGAGGGTGTCACGTACCCGGAGCCCTTCGACATGGAGCGGATCCGCGCCGAGTTCCCCCGGGACCAATGGCCGGTGACCCGGACGTACACCGTGCGTGCCTGGGACACCGAACTGCGCGAGCTGACCATCGACTTCGTCCTGCACGGCGACGAGGGCCTCGCCGGCCCGTGGGCAACACGGGTCCAGCCGGGCGACCTCGTCCGCTTCGTGGGCCCCGGCGGCGCCTACGCCCCCGATCCGACCGCCGACTGGCATCTGCTCGTCGGCGACGAGAGCGCCCTGCCCGCGATCGGCGCGTCCCTGGAGGCGTTGCCCGACGGCGCCCGGGCCGTCGCGATCGTCGAGGTCTCCGGCCCCGAGGAGGAGCAGAAGATCAACTCCGATGCGGAGGTGATCTGGCTGCACCGCGGCGACCGGCCGATCGGCGCGGCACTGGTCGAGGCCGTACGCGCGATGGAGTTCCCGGCGGGCCGGCTGCACGCGTTCGTGCACGGCGAAGCAGGCTTCGTGAAGGAACTGCGCCAGCTGCTGCGCGTCGAGCGTGCCGTTCCGCGCGAGGACATCTCGATCTCCGGCTACTGGCGCCTCGGGCACAACGAGGACGGCTGGCAGGCGACCAAGCAGGCGTGGAACGCACGCGTGGAGGCCGAGCAGGAGGGCACGCCGACGACGGCATAG
- a CDS encoding 5'-3' exonuclease, giving the protein MRGVTRRLMLLDTASLYFRAYFGVPDSVKAPDGTPVNAVRGLLDFIDRLVKDHRPTDLVACMDADWRPQWRVDLIPSYKAHRVAEEHEVGPDEEEVPDTLSPQVPIIEAVLDALGIARVGVEGYEADDVIGTFTARAKDPVDIVTGDRDLYQLVDDGRGVRVLYPLKGVGTLQLTDEAWLREKYGVDGAGYADLALLRGDPSDGLPGVPGIGEKTAAKLLDQFGDLAGIMAAVDDPSAKLTPAQRKRLDEARPYVSVARGVVRVAGDVPLPDVDTALPRDPRDPAVLEALAARWGLGGSLQRLLTTLQVTTP; this is encoded by the coding sequence ATGCGGGGCGTGACCCGACGCCTGATGCTTCTCGACACCGCCTCGCTGTACTTCCGCGCCTATTTCGGAGTGCCGGACTCCGTGAAGGCCCCGGACGGCACCCCGGTGAACGCCGTGCGCGGGCTGCTCGACTTCATCGACCGCCTGGTCAAGGACCACCGGCCGACCGACCTGGTGGCCTGCATGGACGCGGACTGGCGGCCGCAGTGGCGGGTCGACCTGATCCCGTCCTACAAGGCGCACCGTGTGGCCGAGGAGCACGAGGTGGGCCCGGACGAGGAGGAGGTGCCGGACACGCTGTCACCGCAGGTGCCGATCATCGAGGCCGTGCTGGACGCGCTGGGCATCGCGCGCGTGGGCGTCGAGGGGTACGAGGCGGACGACGTGATCGGCACGTTCACGGCCCGTGCGAAGGACCCGGTCGACATCGTCACCGGCGACCGCGATCTGTACCAGCTGGTCGACGACGGGCGCGGGGTGCGCGTGCTGTATCCACTCAAGGGCGTGGGCACACTGCAGCTCACCGACGAGGCGTGGCTGCGCGAGAAGTACGGTGTGGACGGCGCGGGTTACGCGGATCTCGCGCTGCTGCGCGGCGATCCGAGCGACGGCCTGCCCGGGGTGCCCGGCATCGGCGAGAAGACGGCCGCGAAGCTGCTGGACCAGTTCGGCGACCTGGCGGGGATCATGGCCGCGGTCGACGACCCGTCGGCGAAGCTCACCCCGGCCCAGCGCAAGCGGCTCGACGAGGCGCGGCCCTATGTCTCGGTCGCGAGGGGGGTCGTACGGGTCGCGGGAGACGTACCCTTGCCGGACGTCGACACGGCGCTTCCGCGCGACCCGCGGGATCCAGCCGTGCTGGAGGCACTCGCGGCCCGTTGGGGCCTCGGGGGATCACTGCAGCGGCTACTCACGACGCTTCAGGTGACGACGCCGTAG